In Lacrimispora indolis DSM 755, a genomic segment contains:
- a CDS encoding AzlC family ABC transporter permease, with protein MSETKKLAALRYAFPKTMPVLAGYLVLGAAYGILMNVNGYGIWWALVISVFVYAGSLQYLGITFFVAAVNPWYAFFMSLMLNARHLFYGLSMLDKYKDAGKLKPYLIFALTDETFSVLCNEEVPEGISKYWVYFFVSILDQLYWVTGAVAGAFAGTMISFNTAGMDFALTALFVVIFIDQWKSGKGRPSACVGVCASALCVAVLGQSVFIVPAMILILTIITAGYFMEKKKEEQS; from the coding sequence ATGAGTGAAACAAAAAAACTGGCTGCCCTTCGATATGCATTTCCCAAAACAATGCCTGTGCTGGCCGGTTATCTGGTTTTAGGGGCAGCATATGGAATACTAATGAATGTCAACGGATATGGGATCTGGTGGGCGCTGGTTATCAGCGTGTTTGTCTATGCGGGAAGCCTGCAGTATCTTGGAATCACATTTTTTGTGGCGGCAGTGAATCCGTGGTACGCTTTTTTTATGTCCTTAATGCTCAATGCCAGGCATTTATTTTATGGGCTTTCCATGCTGGACAAATATAAGGATGCGGGAAAACTGAAGCCATATCTCATATTTGCTTTAACGGATGAAACGTTTTCCGTCCTGTGTAATGAGGAGGTGCCTGAGGGCATTTCAAAATACTGGGTTTATTTTTTCGTATCCATCCTGGATCAGCTGTACTGGGTGACAGGAGCAGTGGCAGGCGCTTTTGCAGGGACCATGATAAGCTTTAATACGGCAGGAATGGACTTTGCCCTGACAGCTCTTTTTGTGGTGATCTTTATTGACCAGTGGAAATCAGGAAAGGGGCGCCCGTCCGCCTGTGTGGGCGTATGTGCCTCAGCCCTTTGTGTGGCGGTCCTTGGACAGAGTGTTTTCATCGTTCCGGCCATGATCCTCATTCTGACAATCATTACAGCCGGATATTTTATGGAAAAGAAAAAGGAGGAACAGTCTTGA
- a CDS encoding AzlD domain-containing protein: MVLATVITRFLPFLLFPAGKKTPKYILYLGKTLPYATIGLLVVYCLRGLQFLSYPHGLPELLAIVAIAALHLWKGNSLLSIGVGTALYMVLIQGVFR; the protein is encoded by the coding sequence ATGGTGCTGGCTACCGTGATCACCCGTTTTCTTCCCTTCTTATTGTTTCCGGCAGGGAAAAAGACACCGAAATACATCCTTTATCTGGGAAAAACCCTTCCATATGCCACCATTGGTCTTTTGGTGGTTTACTGCTTAAGAGGGCTTCAATTTCTTTCCTATCCTCATGGACTTCCGGAGCTTCTTGCCATCGTGGCTATTGCTGCCCTTCATTTGTGGAAGGGAAATTCCCTGTTAAGTATTGGCGTGGGAACGGCTCTCTACATGGTTCTCATTCAGGGAGTCTTCCGCTAA
- a CDS encoding helix-turn-helix transcriptional regulator: MKKELSTGFNERQYMNSGEFEVFFYKDLDLDHVVDHSHSYYEVYFFLNGDVSYEVEGTQYLLQYGDYLLIPPEVKHHPIFHSTGKTYQRIVLWISRYYYETMCSWSEDFSYSFRYVSESKHYHFRTDFVTFQNIQGRLLDLLEEIHGNKAFHQLNAQLQIHSFMLLLNRITYDMLHQVPAAYENVLYLNICDYINNHLEENLSLDHLASFFYASKYHISHVFKDNMGISLHQYILKKRLQASKNGILSGLPFGELYHQYGFSDYTSFYRAFKKEFGLSPKEFREQAVLPKGY, encoded by the coding sequence ATGAAAAAGGAATTGTCTACCGGCTTTAATGAGCGGCAGTATATGAATTCAGGAGAATTTGAAGTGTTTTTTTACAAGGATCTGGACCTGGATCATGTGGTCGACCACAGCCATTCTTATTATGAAGTGTATTTTTTCTTAAACGGGGACGTGTCCTATGAGGTAGAAGGGACCCAGTACCTTTTGCAGTACGGGGATTATCTGCTGATTCCACCTGAGGTGAAGCACCATCCCATTTTTCATTCCACTGGGAAAACCTATCAGCGAATTGTTCTATGGATCAGCCGGTACTATTATGAAACCATGTGTTCCTGGTCAGAAGATTTCTCTTACAGCTTCCGCTATGTGTCGGAAAGTAAGCACTACCACTTCCGCACAGATTTTGTCACATTCCAGAACATCCAGGGGCGCCTTCTGGATTTGCTGGAGGAGATCCACGGAAATAAGGCATTCCATCAGCTGAATGCACAGCTGCAGATTCATTCCTTTATGCTGCTGTTAAACCGGATCACTTACGACATGCTCCATCAGGTCCCCGCTGCCTATGAAAATGTGCTTTATCTGAATATTTGTGATTATATTAACAACCATTTGGAGGAAAATCTCTCTCTTGACCATCTGGCATCCTTTTTCTATGCCAGCAAATATCACATTTCCCACGTGTTTAAGGACAATATGGGAATTTCCCTTCACCAGTACATCTTAAAAAAACGGCTTCAGGCAAGTAAAAACGGGATCCTCTCCGGCCTCCCCTTTGGGGAATTGTACCATCAATACGGTTTTTCGGATTATACCAGCTTTTACAGGGCCTTTAAAAAAGAATTCGGCCTTTCTCCCAAAGAATTCCGGGAGCAGGCCGTACTTCCAAAAGGATACTGA